From a single Nymphaea colorata isolate Beijing-Zhang1983 chromosome 4, ASM883128v2, whole genome shotgun sequence genomic region:
- the LOC116252072 gene encoding peptide methionine sulfoxide reductase A1-like has translation MVALHLAAPPSASFICRPFSSSRLLPCASRVLLPSPTHRRSTTIVAMNWLGRIGLGSPRASAASAEASSAIAQGPDDDIPRKGQQFAQFGAGCFWGVELAFQRVSGVTATEVGYTQGTTHNPTYNDICSGMTNHSEVVRVQYDPKECTYDTLLDVFWARHDPTTLNRQGNDVGTQYRSGIYYYTPEQEKAARESMERQQKILNRNIVTEILPAKKFYRAEEYHQQYLAKGGRFGFRQSAEKGCNDPIRCYG, from the exons ATGGTGGCCCTTCACCTGGCCGCCCCTCCTAGCGCCTCTTTCATTTGCCgccctttctcctcctcccgTCTTCTCCCTTGCGCTTCCAGAGTCCTCCTCCCATCCCCAACCCATCGCAGAAGCACCACCATTGTGGCCATGAATTGGCTGGGCAGAATTGGGCTGGGGAGCCCCAGGGCCTCCGCCGCTTCGGCGGAGGCCTCCTCGGCGATCGCCCAGGGCCCCGACGACGACATTCCGAGGAAGGGGCAGCAGTTCGCTCAGTTTGGCGCTGGCTGCTTCTGGGGAGTCGAGCTCGCCTTCCAGAGGGTCTCCGGCGTCACGGCCACGGAGGTCGGCTACACCCAGGGCACTACCCATAACCCGACCTACAACGACATCTGCTCCGGAATGACCAACCACTCGGAGGTCGTCCGTGTTCAGTATGACCCTAAGGAATGCACTTACGACACGTTGCTCGACGTCTTCTGGGCTCGCCACGATCCCACCACCCTCAATCGCCAG GGCAATGATGTGGGAACACAGTACCGGTCTGGAATATACTACTATACGCCAGAGCAGGAGAAAGCAGCTCGTGAGTCGATGGAGCGGCAGCAGAAAATCTTGAACAGAAATATTGTTACCGAGATCCTGCCAGCGAAAAAATTCTACAGGGCAGAGGAGTACCACCAGCAGTACCTTGCTAAAGGTGGCCGTTTTGGTTTCAGGCAGTCTGCAGAGAAGGGCTGCAATGACCCCATCCGTTGCTACGGCTGA
- the LOC116253730 gene encoding bax inhibitor 1-like, whose protein sequence is MSTFASFFPAGSSGSLKNLRQISPVVQNHLKQVYLSLCCALMASAVGVYLHLLWNIGGILTFFGCTGSIIWLLSTPPYPSLERKRFGLLMVAAMCQGATLGPLIDVVIQIDPSILVSAFVGTSIAFACFSGAAIVARRREYLYLGGLLSSGVSILLWLQFASSIFGGSTATFKFELYFGLLVFLGYMVVDTQKIIERAYRGDMDYMKHSLDLFTDFVAVFVRMVIIMTKNASERSEKEKKKRRS, encoded by the exons ATGTCGACGTTCGCATCGTTCTTTCCGGCGGGGTCCTCCGGCTCGCTGAAGAACCTCAGGCAGATATCACCGGTCGTTCAGAATCATCTCAAGCAG GTTTATCTTTCACTATGCTGCGCGTTGATGGCCTCGGCAGTGGGGGTTTATCTCCACCTTCTGTGGAACATCGGAGGCATCTTGACGTTCTTTGGTTGTACGGGAAGCATCATCTGGCTCCTTTCGACTCCTCCCTATCCTTCTCTAGAG AGGAAAAGGTTTGGCCTTTTGATGGTTGCTGCTATGTGTCAAGGTGCCACACTGGGTCCCCTTATTGATGTGGTCATCCAAATTGATCCTAG CATTCTAGTGAGCGCATTTGTGGGAACGTCTATCGCTTTTGCTTGTTTTTCGGGAGCAGCAATTGTTGCCAGACGGAGGGAATACCTCTACCTTGGAGGTCTACTGTCATCTGGCGTCTCAATTCTTCTCTGGTTGCAGTTtgcttcatcaatttttggCGGTTCTACAGCCACTTTCAAGTTTGAg CTCTATTTTGGGCTGCTTGTCTTTCTTGGATACATGGTGGTGGATACACAAAAGATCATTGAGAGGGCCTATCGAGGGGACATGGACTACATGAAGCACTCATTGGATCTTTTCACGGATTTCGTTGCTGTTTTTGTCCGCATGGTCATTATCATG ACAAAGAATGCGTCGGAAAGATctgagaaggaaaagaagaagagaagatctTAA